Proteins found in one Epinephelus fuscoguttatus linkage group LG4, E.fuscoguttatus.final_Chr_v1 genomic segment:
- the zgc:162879 gene encoding ras and EF-hand domain-containing protein isoform X2, translated as MNNSQLAELEDDIQQQLARTEERVRDEERRKMEGVMATMQRKHENEVADLRAAVDRLLKSQEDSQSNHTKEEVVRLNNQISDLSQENEELRSSLLQAQTNIAILHAELDKLKNMYADQKAQHDRETEELKRMVLEYQSYSSQIQILQETNKKLYDSNDGLRSALATEAVAAKRRLSPQNEIPARRMKPLRQSTLNHGSSEPDPSKTTYSHVATWADKYLDSGVSLPMDTAESSGSDYDSDDSRDSVETVHHSYSYVPSDVEISDLKSEAAVSMAPSKASSLASSLRRRLSAFSTKPLEADIVESEEPTPMYRLVLAGDAGAGKSSFLLRLTLNEFRGDIQTTLGVDFQIKRMLVDGEKTSLQIWDTAGQERFRSIARSYFRKAHGVLLLYDVTSESSFLNVRAWVDQIQDSTDEKIPMCVIGNKVDLREELPEGSCVSSMHGEKLAKAYGALFCETSAKEGTNVVETVLHLAREVKKNVKLRRQSDSQVRLSQSNPKKTLNACCGL; from the exons gagagaCGAG GAGCGCAGGAAGATGGAAGGAGTCATGGCGACCATGCAGAGGAAGCACGAGAATGAGGTTGCAGACCTGCGTGCAGCTGTGGACAGACTGTTAAAG AGCCAAGAGGACTCTCAATCCAACCACACAAAGGAGGAGGTGGTCAGACTAAACAACCAGATCAGTGATCTGTCACAG GAAAATGAGGAGCTGCGGAGCTCTCTGCTGCAAGCACAGACGAACATCGCCATCCTGCACGCAGAGCTGGACAAGCTGAAGAATATGTACGCAGACCAGAAAGCTCAACATGACAG AGAAACAGAAGAACTGAAGAGGATGGTTTTGGAGTACCAGTCATATTCCAGTCAGATCCAGATTCTCCA ggaaacaaacaaaaagctgtATGACAGTAATGATGGGCTGCGCTCTGCGTTGGCCACTGAAGCAGTTGCAGCCAAAAGGAGG CTGTCTCCCCAAAATGAAATCCCGGCCCGAAGGATGAAGCCCCTCCGGCAGAGCACACTCAACCATGGCAG CTCGGAGCCAGATCCCAGCAAAACGACCTATTCTCATGTGGCCACCTGGGCCGATAAGTACCTGGACAGTGGAGTCTCGCTGCCCATGGACACAGCTGAGAGCTCAGGGAGCGATTATGACAGCGATGACAGTAGGGACTCAGTGGAAACTGTGCACCACAGTTACTCATACGTCCCATCTGATGTGGAG ATATCAGACTTGAAATCTGAAGCTGCAGTGTCGATGGCTCCTAGCAAGGCGAGCTCTCTTGCATCATCCCTACGAAGACGTTTGTCTGCATTTTCTACAAAG CCTTTAGAAGCCGACATAGTAGAATCTGAGGAACCTACTCCGATGTACCGTCTGGTTTTAGCCGGAGACgcaggagctggaaagtccagCTTCCTGCTGAGACTGACACTCAACGAGTTCAGGGGAGACATTCAGACAACGCTGG GAGTAGATTTTCAAATAAAGAGGATGCTTGTGGACGGAGAGAAGACGAGCCTGCAGATATGGGACACAGCCGGGCAGGAGAG GTTTCGTAGTATTGCCAGATCCTATTTCCGTAAAGCTCACGGAGTCCTGCTCCTCTACGACGTCACCTCAGAAAGCAGCTTTCTCAACGTCAGAGCCTGGGTGGATCAGATTCAG GATTCAACGGACGAGAAAATCCCCATGTGTGTTATTGGAAACAAGGTGGACCTCCGAGAGGAGCTTCCAGAGGGGAGCTGTGTGAGCAGTATGCACGGAGAGAAGTTGGCCAAG GCATACGGCGCCTTGTTCTGCGAAACGAGTGCCAAAGAGGGAACCAACGTCGTGGAGACCGTGCTTCATCTAGCGAG AGaagtaaagaaaaatgtcaaactgaggCGGCAGTCAGATTCTCAGGTCAGACTGAGTCAATCCAACCCAAAGAAGACTCTCAACGCCTGCTGCGGACTGTAG